The Sesamum indicum cultivar Zhongzhi No. 13 linkage group LG1, S_indicum_v1.0, whole genome shotgun sequence genome includes a window with the following:
- the LOC105158016 gene encoding uncharacterized protein LOC105158016 gives MDLRKDNSRFGHLPTTLRNPSSSSSTFFSASQSPFFSPKSATCRLSTSSDNPCHSTRVNMDPLNAYLGNVDSEFLTSIRFASTEVNPGAEACTSNDRPELENVSSMGVYSSALSSYGVHRSNDYSRHKGKGKKIGRLLEVLAPPTSFSSNRLRSCDVYIGFHGRKPLLLRFTNWLRAELEVQGLSCFVTDRARCRNSRKHSIVEKAMDASTFGVIILTRKSFRNPYTIEELRFFSGKKNLVPVYFDVAPDECLVRDIIEKRGELWEKYGGELWLHYGGVEKEWRDAVNALSRVDDWKLEAHDGKWRDCILRAVSLLALRLGRRSVVDRLTKWREKAEKEEFPFPQNENFVGRKKELSELEFMLFGDVCGDSERDFFELKARPRRKNLTIGWGRTNSIDEKRRDRQSESCKRKGKEPVVWKESEKEIEMQNIEFCRPPLLTPKSKSSGKHGRRRRSMKVVYGKGIACVSGDTGIGKTELLLEFAYRFHQRYKMVLWVGGESRYIRQNYLNLWSFLEIDIGVESGAEKGRTKSFEEQEEAAIARVRKELMRNIPFLVIIDNLESEKDWWDHKLVMDLLPRFGGETHVIISTRLPCVMNLEPLRLSYLSGVEAMSLMQGSVKDLSITEIDALRAIEEKLGRLPLGLAIVGAILSELPINPSRLLDTINRMPSRDITWSGRENLLRRDNFLLQLFEVCFSIFDHVDGPRSLATRMVLASGWFAPAPIPIPILALAAHKISEKHQHCRLWKRIMYSLTCGFTSSYARRSEAEASSLLLRFNMARSCTKDGFVQFNHLVKLYARKRGITGLAQSMVQAVISRGSISRHLDHIWAACFLLLGFGKDPIVVELKVSELLFLVKEVILPLAIRTFITFSRCIAALELLRLCTDALEAADQAFVTPVEKWLDKSLCWKPVQTNAQLNPCIWQELALARATVLEVRAKLMARGGQYDIGDDLIRKAIFIRTSICGEDHPDTVTARETLSKLTRLIANVQTHTSP, from the coding sequence ATGGATCTTAGGAAGGACAACTCTAGATTTGGCCATTTGCCTACGACATTGCGGAATCcatcgtcatcatcatcaacattCTTTTCGGCAAGTCAATCTCCTTTCTTCTCTCCGAAATCTGCAACGTGTCGCTTGTCAACAAGTTCGGATAATCCATGCCATTCCACCAGAGTAAATATGGATCCCCTGAATGCATATTTGGGAAACGTGGATTCAGAATTCTTGACTAGCATTAGGTTTGCTTCAACGGAAGTTAATCCTGGTGCAGAAGCTTGTACTTCGAATGACCGCCCGGAGTTAGAGAATGTCTCTTCTATGGGAGTATATAGTAGTGCACTATCTAGTTATGGTGTTCATCGTTCGAACGATTATTCTAGACATAAGGGTAAAGGCAAAAAGATAGGGAGATTGCTTGAAGTCTTGGCTCCTCCGACATCCTTCTCTTCTAACAGATTGAGGAGTTGCGATGTCTACATAGGGTTTCATGGCCGTAAACCTTTGTTGCTTAGGTTTACAAATTGGCTTCGTGCAGAGTTAGAGGTTCAAGGATTGAGTTGTTTTGTAACAGACAGAGCTAGATGTCGGAATTCCCGTAAACATAGCATTGTTGAGAAAGCCATGGATGCTAGTACATTTGGAGTCATTATCTTGACTAGAAAGTCTTTCAGAAATCCGTATACGATTGAAGAGTTGAGATTTTTCTCCGGCAAGAAGAATTTGGTTCCTGTATACTTTGATGTAGCTCCAGACGAGTGCCTTGTCAGGGATATAATAGAGAAACGGGGGGAGCTTTGGGAAAAATATGGTGGTGAACTCTGGCTACACTATGGGGGAGTCGAGAAGGAATGGAGAGATGCTGTGAATGCCCTTTCTCGTGTTGATGATTGGAAATTAGAGGCCCATGATGGTAAATGGAGGGACTGCATACTACGAGCCGTCAGTCTTTTGGCATTGAGGTTGGGGAGGAGGAGTGTTGTGGATAGGCTAACCAAGTGGAGAGAGAAGGCTGAGAAAGAAGAGTTCCCTTTCCCTCAAAATGAGAATTTCGTTGGTAGGAAAAAGGAATTGTCCGAGCTGGAATTCATGCTCTTTGGTGATGTTTGTGGAGATTCGGAGAGAGATTTTTTTGAACTTAAGGCGAGACCGAGGCGTAAGAACTTAACGATTGGCTGGGGAAGAACTAATTCTATAGATGAGAAGCGAAGGGATAGACAAAGTGAGAGTTGCAAGAGGAAGGGGAAAGAACCAGTTGTATGGAAGGAATCCGAAAAGGAAATTGAAATGCAGAACATAGAATTTTGTAGACCACCTCTGCTTACACCCAAGTCCAAGAGCAGTGGGAAGCATGGCAGGAGAAGGAGATCGATGAAAGTTGTCTATGGCAAGGGAATTGCATGCGTATCGGGTGATACAGGCATTGGGAAGACGGAGCTGCTACTAGAGTTTGCTTACCGATTCCATCAGAGGTATAAAATGGTCCTATGGGTTGGAGGAGAAAGCAGATACATCCGACAAAATTACCTAAACTTGTGGTCGTTTTTAGAGATCGACATTGGGGTCGAGAGCGGTGCAGAAAAAGGTCGGACAAAGAGCTTTGAAGAACAAGAGGAAGCTGCCATAGCTAGAGTTCGGAAGGAGCTCATGCGTAACATTCCATTTTTAGTCATAATCGATAATTTGGAGAGTGAAAAGGATTGGTGGGATCACAAGCTGGTGATGGATCTGCTACCCCGTTTCGGTGGGGAAACACATGTTATTATATCGACCCGCCTTCCTTGTGTAATGAATCTCGAGCCTCTTAGACTTTCTTACCTATCAGGGGTTGAGGCAATGTCTTTAATGCAGGGAAGTGTTAAAGATCTATCGATTACAGAAATTGATGCGTTACGCGCGATTGAGGAGAAGCTTGGACGTCTGCCTCTAGGCCTTGCTATTGTTGGAGCAATTCTTTCTGAGCTTCCAATTAATCCGAGTAGGCTGTTGGATACCATAAACAGAATGCCATCTCGGGATATAACATGGAGCGGCCGTGAAAATTTGTTAAGGCGGGACAATTTCCTTTTACAACtttttgaggtttgcttttcCATATTTGATCATGTTGACGGACCAAGAAGTTTGGCGACTAGAATGGTTCTGGCAAGCGGTTGGTTTGCACCAGCACCAATTCCCATACCCATTCTGGCTCTAGCGGCCCACAAAATATCGGAGAAACACCAACACTGCCGCTTATGGAAAAGGATCATGTATTCCTTAACCTGTGGTTTCACATCGTCTTATGCACGGAGATCGGAAGCGGAAGCATCTTCGTTATTGTTGAGATTCAATATGGCAAGAAGCTGCACAAAAGACGGCTTCGTCCAGTTCAACCATCTTGTGAAGCTGTATGCCCGAAAGCGAGGTATCACAGGACTTGCACAATCCATGGTACAAGCTGTGATTAGTCGCGGATCTATATCTCGTCACTTGGACCACATATGGGCAGCGTGCTTTTTGCTTCTCGGGTTCGGGAAGGACCCTATAGTTGTCGAGCTCAAAGTGTCGGAACTCTTGTTTCTCGTGAAAGAAGTGATCTTGCCCCTCGCTATACGGACGTTTATCACCTTCTCTCGTTGCATTGCTGCTCTGGAGCTGCTTCGTCTGTGTACGGATGCGTTAGAAGCAGCAGATCAAGCATTCGTCACCCCTGTCGAGAAATGGCTGGATAAGTCCCTCTGCTGGAAGCCTGTCCAGACGAATGCTCAGTTAAATCCTTGCATCTGGCAGGAGCTCGCATTAGCTAGAGCCACCGTGCTGGAAGTGAGGGCTAAGCTAATGGCAAGAGGCGGACAATACGATATAGGGGATGATCTGATCCGAAAGGCTATCTTTATCAGAACATCGATATGCGGTGAAGATCATCCGGACACCGTAACAGCTCGAGAGACCCTTAGCAAACTCACCAGACTTATTGCCAATGTTCAAACTCATACTTCACCAtag
- the LOC105158062 gene encoding ubiquitin-conjugating enzyme E2 4 has protein sequence MSSPSKRREMDLMKLMMTDYKVETINDGMQEFYVEFHGPKESPYQGGVWRIRVELPDAYPYKSPSIGFVNKIYHPNVDEMSGSVCLDVINQTWSPMFDLVNVFEVFLPQLLLYPNPSDPLNGEAAALMMRDRSAYEQRVKEYCEKYAKPEDAGVAGEEKSSDEELTEDEYASSDDEIAGKVDP, from the exons ATGTCTTCTCCAAGCAAACGCAGGGAGATGGATTTGATGAAACT GATGATGACTGACTATAAAGTGGAGACGATCAATGATGGCATGCAAGAGTTCTATGTGGAATTCCATGGACCCAAAGAAA GTCCTTATCAAGGAGGTGTTTGGAGGATACGAGTAGAACTACCAGATGCTTATCCGTATAAGTCTCCTTCCATTGGCTTTGTCAATAAGATTTACCACCCCAATGTGGATGAGAT GTCCGGCTCTGTGTGTTTAGATGTGATCAACCAGACCTGGAGTCCCATGTTCG ACCTAGTAAATGTGTTTGAAGTGTTCCTTCCGCAACTTCTATTGTACCCAAATCCATCAGATCCTCTGAATGGGGAGGCGGCAGCTTTGATGATGCGAGACCGCAGTGCTTATGAACAAAGAGTTAAAG AGTATTGCGAAAAATATGCCAAGCCTGAAGATGCAGGAGTCGCAGGAGAGGAAAAATCCAGTGATGAGGAGTTGACTGAAGATGAATATGCCTCCAGTGACGACGAAATTGCTGGAAAAGTGGACCCATAA